The genomic segment CCAAAGCATCTATGATAAGCTGGGGGCTAAAAATGCTATCGAAGCCTATAACAAGGCTATTGCACTTGGATATATCACACCCTTAATATGAGTTTAGGCAATAAGAGGGACAGATATATCAGAACACAAGTGACAAGTATGCACATTATGTAAGCAGATAGCAAAAACAAGTATCATTGAACGACTTCATCAAAACAATAAAGAAAAGCTGGGAGCAAAATTAAGTCTGCTTCCAGCTTTTTTGTATTTGTTATTGTATGTGGTTGACTAAGGAATATTGTTTAAGCGTGAGTTTGTGATATTGGGTGTGGTATCTTTAACTATGGGAAACTCCTCGCTCCCATTTAGAAACAGACTTATCACTCATACCTAATTTTTCTGCCAGTTGCTTTTGTGTCATCCCCAATGACTTTCGCTTACCTGCAATATATTTTCCAATTTTGATAAGATCCATCCATCTACCTCCTTTTTTTATTAATCGTACTCTATTTTAGATGAAAAGCATACCCCTCGAAGGTAGAATATGACTTTTAAGTCTGTCTAGTTTGCCAGATAGAATACAAAGCTTATATGTCCTGTCCCTTCGCACACCCACTTTGCATTTTTTTAGCAAACTCACTTGTAAAAACTTCCTTTTCCGGCGCTTCCGGGATACTGCACTATTTTTCTTCCCTTTCCTTTCAGGACTGAAAAAGCCCTGCGTCAGGACGTTCCCTGATGCAAGGCTTCTAATTTTTTTCTCTATGTTTCTGTGTCTTTTTTTGATGTTTTCTCTGGTGCTCCGTATGAATCGGATTTTCTGATTCTTACAAAGGGGATTATCAAAAAAGTGCCAAAGAGGAGTGCTAAAAAATATGTGGATTATTCAAACTCCTTTGCGGACTGCGTTTCATGACACGCAAAGGCTGTTATTAGAGGTTTATATTTCGAACGTGCGTTCTGTTTTTGTGTTTTTCGCACCGCTTATGAAGAAATGGGTTAAATGTATTTTTTAATTCTACCTTGCAAGAGTATATTAGAATGTAGAATTTACTTTTTCATTCAAGCATGAAGAAATAAACTCCAAAATAACTCCATTTTACTCTTTATTATTTTGTTGTTCTTCTCTTGCGTAAAGAATGTCCAACGCCTGGAATATTACATTACTCATAGTCTGATAATGTCTCTCTGCATAAGATACTAGCTTTTCTTTTTGCTCTGGTGACATCCTGATTCTCAGACTAGAATCTTTGCCGTCTAATGATGGTTTTCTAGGCATCTTTCTCTCCTTACATTTCATAGTTTAACATGAATTGATACAAGTGTTAATCTCGTTTTGTTAATATCACCCATTTCCCTTTTTGGCTACTTCCCTGCTTCTTCAGATAATTCTTTTCCTTCAATTTGGTTATATAATACTTCACACTAGAGCGTGTCTGAAAAATAAAAATTGCACAAAACGCATGTTTTATTTCCCTTTTTCATGATAAAATAAAGAAAAAGGGGTGTTCACTATGTTGAGACGATATGAGTTGACTGATGAAGAATGGCTTCGCATTGAACCTTTATTACCTCCTGAAAATACTGGAAAACAAGGACGTCCAAGGAAAGACAATCGTATCATTATGAATGGAATTGTATGGCTTGCACGTAGTGGGGCACCTTGGCGCGATCTTCCTGAACGTTATGGTTCATGGAAAACTGTCTATAGCCGATTCCGAAAATGGATCGATGATGGTATCCTTGATAATATTTTCCGTATTTTAAGTCTTGAAGCAGAATTGGAAGAATTATCCATTGATGCTTCTATTATCCAGGCGCACCAGCATAGTGCCGGTGCAAAAAAAGGGGGCCTTCAAATGAAATCGGGCATAGTCGTGGAGGAGCCAGCACCAAAATCCATGCGGTAGTAGATGCCTATGGATATCCAGTTTATTTAATGATCAGTGAGGGACAGCGTAATGATATCAATTATGCAATCCCTTTGCTCGATCAAATTGAAATAAACGGAAGCAATGTGTTAGCTGACCGAGGATATGACAGTAATAAATTGCTTGATTATGTGTACGCACGCGGTGGAGAGCCAACCATTCCATCCCGAAAGGGAGCTAAATTTGAACGTCATTGTGATTGGTGGTTATACAAAGAACGCCATTTAGTAGAAAAGTATTTTCTGAAATTAAAAGCATTCCGACGAATCGCTACACGTTATGACAAATTAGCTGCAACCTACTTGGGATTTATTTGTATCGCCTCAATATTAATTTGGTTAAAATAAACAATTTAAAATGTTTTTCAGACACGCTCTAGCAAGATTCCAATCTAACGCATAATCCAAGTGGTAGAAAAGTTATCTCTTATATCGGTTGTAACTTTTTTATGAACTCTATTGACAAGAAAACTTGGTATGTGTATGATATAAAATATGCAAAGAAAACTTGGTATGGAGGTGTTTTTATGAAAAAGGACGAAATCTTAAATGCAAGCAGAAAAGAACATCGCAATAAGGACTTGGCTGAAATGGAAGTGGTATATCAAGCCGGAAGTCACGCAAGCAGAGTTGGTGCTTTAGTGTGTTGTTTGCTTTCGCTGTTATCTTCTGTGCTTGCTCATACTATGATTTACAGTCCGTGGGTTATATACTTCAGCATTATTGCAACACAATGGTTAGTTCGTTTTATCAAAATGAAGCGAAAGAGCGATTTGGTCTTGACTGTTCTGTTTTTTGTGCTTTCCATTTTGGCATTTGTTGGATTTGTTAGCCATCTTTTAGAGGTGAGAATATGAAAGAACAATTACAACTGAAAAATCACTTAAAGGAAGTTCGCACAGAAGCAAATCTTTCTCAAGCTCAGCTTGCAGAAATGGTAGGGGTATCAAGAAATACCATTAGTTCTATTGAAACAGGACAGTTTAATCCAACTGCAAAATTGGCTCTAATTCTTTGTATTGCATTGGACAAAAAATTTGAGGAACTATTCTATTTTTAGGAGGTCATTATGGAAGATATTATAATGTTGATTTTGGGAGTGTTCATATCTGTTGTGGGAATTGTAAATATCAAAGGCAATATCAGCACAATTCACTCTTATAACAGGCGAAAAGTAAAGGAAGAAGATATACCAAAGTATGGAAAAACAGTCGGCACAGGAACGCTGATTATAGGAATATCTCTTGTATTAGGTTTTATTGTTTCGTTTTGGAGTGAAATAATTATAGATTATATCATTCTTCCAGCAGTTATTGTCGGATTAGGCTTTATATTGTATGGACAGTTCAAATACAATAAAGGAATTTTTTGAGAATCAGGGAGGTATAAAGATGGAATTGAACACAATATCAGGTCTGGCGATAGCGGGAGTTATCTGCTCCGTTGTCCTCTCGATGGGGGTACCGATTGCTTTGTTCATTGCAGGAAGGGTGAAGCTTAAGGCAAGGATTTCCTCGTTCTTTATCGGAGCAGGAACCTATCTGCTGTTTGCCATGCTGTTGGAACAGCAGCTGCATGTTCTTGTCATTCAGTTCTGCGGACTGAACGCACAGAGCAGGCCATGGCTTTACTATGTGTACGCGGCTTTGGCTGCAGCGGTTTTTGAAGAGACCGGAAGACTGATTGCCATGAAGTTCTGGATGAAGAAATGGCTGGATTTTCCAAATGCACTGATGTATGGAATCGGGCATGGCGGTGTGGAGGCCATTCTAATCGGAGGACTCTCCGGAATCAGCAATCTTGTGTCCATGCTGATGATCAACAGCGGAGCCATGCAGAATACGCTGGCGGCACTTCCTGCTGAGTCTGCAAACCAGATCGTGTCACAGCTGTCGGCCCTATGGACAACACCGGCACCACTCTTTTTTGTAAGCGGAATCGAAAGAATCAGTGCCATCATTCTGCATATCGGGTTGTCACTGCTGATCTACCGGGCGGTAAAGGCAGGCAAATGCAGGACAGCGGCTTTTACAGCGGTTCTTGCATATGGGATTCATTTTATCGTGGACTTCTTTGCCGTGGCAGGTCCGGCGCTTCTTCCCATCTATGTGATTGAAATTGGTGTCTTTGTGATGGCAGCCGGAACTCTTGTTATGGCGCTGAAGATGGGAAGGATGGAAGAACTGTGAATTCCAGTTTTCTGCTATCATAAAACAGAATATATCTGACAGAACGCACCGTAGAAATACAGTGTTTTTTGTGCCCTTTTTGATGATTGGATATTCAATTAACTTTATTTATTACCCCCTCCAATATCTAAAAAAAAGCTACTTCTGCAAGTCAACCTCACAGAAGTAGCTTTTTATTTATCCATTATTTTTATTTCTTTTCAAAACCATTTCATAAAAATCCAGAAACTCTTTTGTTATATAATATCCCTTACTTTCAACATCCAATGAGTCAAATGTATTATCATTTTCATCTACATCTCCAGACTCTGTTTCAAATTCTTCCTCAATGAATCCCGTTTGTTTAATATGTAAGAACACGTAATCAACTTCTCCTGGAGATACCTTTATTTGCTTTGAATATTCATTGCAAAACGATTCGTATTTGTTGCTATATGTTCTACCATTTATGTGTTTCGTTGATTTACCTCTTTTAGATGAATCTTCACAATATTTTTTGTATTCAACTAAATATTGTATTTCTCTATACGACATAGTATTCAATATGTGAATATATTCATCAAAAATACTACCATCTATATGTTTCCCCTGCAAATAACCATTTCGTATAAGATTTCCAAAATACTCAACTTTATCGGTCGTTGCCAACCTTTGCACTGCCTCTTTTGCTCGTGCAAAATTGATGATAAACTCTACATCATTTACCATTTCCGATGTTATAGAATGATCATCTTACAAAATAACATCTAACAATTCCTGTTCTTTCTTTTGCTGAAAATCATTTAATAACTTATTTGTTGATGAATCAATTAAATCCCCCAAAACAGGGATTGCCTTTATAGGTGCCAATAAAACTGATTCAACAACCGGATTTTCTTTAATATCCTTTATTTCATTTGCATTATATAAGGAATTTTTTGCCATTTCTAATTTTTCATTCATTATTGTTCTCCCATTTTCATCACAACAACTATTTTATCCCAAGTAGATACTTCGTTTAATATAAATCTCCAACATATCCATCTGCTTCCAGATGCATATAACACTCATTCACCTGCTCAGACTCCAAGATCTGTAAAACGTATTCCATACCTGTAGCCAATTCTTTGGTTTTTAATTCTTCCAGCGGAATCCAATACACCTGCCCTTCCTCCGAACTTGTCAATTCTCCGATAAATCTATCAGCTCTGTACAGCGTAATCACATAATGTACTCCACCCTTATGCCAATGATATAAACCGCAGAGCTTCGGTGTTTCAATCGTAAGACCTGTTTCTTCCCAAACTTCCCGGATCATAGATTTTTGAAATATCTCGTTCTGCTCCACATGACCACCTGGAAAAGTTGTCCCTGTATAGCTGTCATTCACTTTATCCAATGCCAGCACATTTCCTTTGTCATCTTGGATCATACACATATTCATAAAGCAAACCTTCTCAATCCGACTCTCTTCTTTTTCATTCAGAGATCTTCTGATACGTTTATTGATATCCGATCGTTTGGATTTGTAATGCTTGAATACCTCTCCATACGGAATCCAGATTTCTGCATCTTCAATTTTTTCATACACAATATCCACCACTTCTTCCAGATGTTTGTCGTTTGGGAAAGTGTATTTTTTCATATAATAATCCCTGGTTGCCTGGAACATCCATTCTGCAATCTTCTCTTTCTGCTTTAATTTCAACTGAGCATATTTCTTGTCAGTCTGCAGTAATTTTCCATCTATCATTTCATGGTTTTTCCGTGACATCGGTAAGACCTCTTTTCCTCTTTTCTCATTCAGATTTTACTATACCATAGAATCCTTCTTTCGTCATACCTCAGATCTGCGATGTCCTATTTTTCTTCTCTGAATACCTTATCTATAGAGGGTTCTTTTCAAAAGACTCTCTTCCAGCGGCTGTGCCACCGGTAAATAGCAAGGACAGGAAGTGTATATACACTTCCAAAAAAACCAGCAATTTAGGGAACCCTGCCCTAAATCAAAAACACAAAAGCCACTACTTTGAGCAACCAATGAAAGGAGAATCTATCTATGGCAAAGAGAAAAAGAAATATACAGATCTTGTTTTGTGTTTCCCCCGAAGAAAAGAAGCTGATTCGCAGAAAGATGATTGAATCAAAGACTAAAAACATGGGAGCTTATCTTCGTAAAATGGCAATTGACGGTTATATTGTCAATACAGACACTACTCCATTAAAAAAACAATACGAGGAAATGCATAAGATCGGTGTGAATATTAATCAGATTACGAAAAAAGTAAACAGTACCGGAGATCTGTATTCTGAAGAAACGCAGGAATTGAAAGAGATGGAGAAAGAATTTTGGCGTATCTTAAGATCTTCCCCATTAAAGTAACAGACAAGAAAACTCTGGACTATATTACGAATCCAGATAAAACAGATGAAAAACTGTTAGTTTCCAGTTTTGGCTGTTCCTCGGAAACTGCAGATCTTGAATTTTCTATGACAAGAGAAATGGAAAAAAGAATGGAATGGACAAAGGCGATAATAATCGAGACTGTGAGAAAAAGTCTCATTT from the Blautia wexlerae DSM 19850 genome contains:
- a CDS encoding plasmid mobilization protein gives rise to the protein MAKRKRNIQILFCVSPEEKKLIRRKMIESKTKNMGAYLRKMAIDGYIVNTDTTPLKKQYEEMHKIGVNINQITKKVNSTGDLYSEETQELKEMEKEFWRILRSSPLK
- a CDS encoding DUF6442 family protein, with the protein product MKKDEILNASRKEHRNKDLAEMEVVYQAGSHASRVGALVCCLLSLLSSVLAHTMIYSPWVIYFSIIATQWLVRFIKMKRKSDLVLTVLFFVLSILAFVGFVSHLLEVRI
- a CDS encoding 8-oxo-dGTP diphosphatase, producing MSRKNHEMIDGKLLQTDKKYAQLKLKQKEKIAEWMFQATRDYYMKKYTFPNDKHLEEVVDIVYEKIEDAEIWIPYGEVFKHYKSKRSDINKRIRRSLNEKEESRIEKVCFMNMCMIQDDKGNVLALDKVNDSYTGTTFPGGHVEQNEIFQKSMIREVWEETGLTIETPKLCGLYHWHKGGVHYVITLYRADRFIGELTSSEEGQVYWIPLEELKTKELATGMEYVLQILESEQVNECYMHLEADGYVGDLY
- a CDS encoding YhfC family intramembrane metalloprotease, with translation MELNTISGLAIAGVICSVVLSMGVPIALFIAGRVKLKARISSFFIGAGTYLLFAMLLEQQLHVLVIQFCGLNAQSRPWLYYVYAALAAAVFEETGRLIAMKFWMKKWLDFPNALMYGIGHGGVEAILIGGLSGISNLVSMLMINSGAMQNTLAALPAESANQIVSQLSALWTTPAPLFFVSGIERISAIILHIGLSLLIYRAVKAGKCRTAAFTAVLAYGIHFIVDFFAVAGPALLPIYVIEIGVFVMAAGTLVMALKMGRMEEL
- a CDS encoding helix-turn-helix transcriptional regulator — translated: MKEQLQLKNHLKEVRTEANLSQAQLAEMVGVSRNTISSIETGQFNPTAKLALILCIALDKKFEELFYF